A DNA window from Solanum lycopersicum chromosome 3, SLM_r2.1 contains the following coding sequences:
- the LOC138347725 gene encoding uncharacterized protein, with protein sequence MVFPSIPWPSNWNKLINLVEQCKQQYKIVIVSWKKPALDIYKLNTDGSALNTSFKIGGGGILRDHQGQIVYAFSIPFGCGTNNIAEIKAALYGLEWCADHGYKRVELEIDSELLCKWIKNTIQIPWRYEDLILQIQQIAKKMEQFKCHHIYREANSTADLLDKWSHNLEIIQHFYTTRQLEGAIKGSYLLEKMGTQNFRRRKIKKIKHPP encoded by the coding sequence ATGGTGTTTCCTAGTATACCTTGGCCATCTAATTGGAATAAACTTATTAACTTAGTAGAACAATGTAAACAGCAATATAAGATAGTGATAGTAAGCTGGAAAAAACCAGCTTTAGACATTTACAAACTTAATACTGATGGTAGTGCTTTAAATACTTCTTTTAAGATTGGAGGTGGTGGTATTTTAAGGGATCACCAAGGTCAAATTGTTTATGCTTTTTCTATACCTTTTGGTTGTGGTACTAACAACATTGCAGAGATAAAAGCTGCTCTATATGGGCTGGAGTGGTGTGCAGATCATGGATACAAAAGAGTTGAATTGGAGATTGATTCCGAGCTACTGTGCAAGTGGATCAAAAACACAATACAAATTCCTTGGAGATATGAAGACCTTATCTTACAAATCCAGCAAATAGCTAAGAAAATGGAACAATTTAAGTGTCATCACATCTATAGAGAAGCAAATAGTACTGCAGACTTACTAGACAAATGGAGTCACAATTTGGAAATCATTCAACACTTCTACACAACAAGACAACTTGAGGGAGCAATTAAAGGAAGCTATTTACTAGAGAAGATGGGCACacaaaattttagaagaaggaaaatcaagaaaataaaacatcCACCTTAG